One genomic window of Hippopotamus amphibius kiboko isolate mHipAmp2 chromosome 10, mHipAmp2.hap2, whole genome shotgun sequence includes the following:
- the LOC130830458 gene encoding 60S ribosomal protein L14-like, which yields MSSFSPHATNVAFRRSVEVGRVTYVSFGPHAGKLVAIVDVIDQNRALMDGPRTQVRRQAVPFKCVQLTDFTLKFPHSACQKYVRTSWEKAALSAKWASTRGAKKIEAREKKAKMTDFDRYEVMKARKMRKRLIKLEVKKLQKAALLKASSKRALADKGAAAAKVPAKKMTTVGNKAPAQKVPGQKAAGQKAAPPPKAQKGQKAPAQKAPAPKASGKKA from the coding sequence ATGTCCAGCTTCTCGCCACACGCCACCAACGTGGCGTTCAGGCGCTCCGTGGAGGTTGGCCGAGTGACCTACGTCTCCTTTGGGCCTCATGCCGGGAAGCTGGTTGCAATTGTAGATGTTATTGATCAGAACAGGGCTTTGATGGACGGACCTCGCACACAAGTAAGGAGACAGGCTGTGCCTTTCAAATGCGTGCAGCTCACTGACTTCACCCTCAAGTTCCCACACAGTGCCTGCCAGAAGTATGTCCGAACATCCTGGGAGAAGGCAGCTCTCAGTGCAAAGTGGGCATCCACAAGGGGGGCCAAGAAGATTGAAGCCAGAGAAAAGAAAGCCAAGATGACAGATTTTGATCGTTATGAAGTCATGAAGGcaaggaaaatgaggaagagattAATCAAGCTTGAAGTCAAGAAACTTCAAAAGGCAGCTCTCCTGAAAGCTTCTTCCAAGAGAGCACTTGCTGACAAGGGGGCAGCTGCTGCAAAGGTTCCAGCGAAAAAGATGACCACTGTGGGCAATAAGGCTCCAGCCCAGAAGGTTCCTGGCCAGAaagctgcaggccagaaggcagcaCCTCCTCCAAAAGCTCAGAAGGGTCAGAAAGCTCCAGCCCAGAAAGCACCTGCTCCAAAGGCATCTGGCAAGAAAGCATGA